The Thermodesulfovibrionales bacterium genome segment CTGGAACCCGAGCATCCTGGGGAGACTGCCGATCTTGTTGTTATCCCGGTATTCCCGGTAACCCTTCCAGTATGCCGTTATGTTGCCGGCGTTTCCCACGGGAAGGGCATGGAAGGCCGGGGCTGAACCGAGCTGGTCGCAGACCTCGAAAGCAGCCGTCTTCTGGCCTTCGATGCGATAGGGGTTAATGGAGTTCACGAGGGTTATGGGATACCGCTCAACGACTGTCTTCACGATGTTCAGAGCCTCATCGAAGTTCCCTTCGATCTGCAGGACCTGCGCTCCGTGGATCAGCGCCTGAGCGAGCTTGCCCATGGCGATCTTTCCCTCAGGGATTATGACGATTGCCTTCATTCCCGCACGTGCGGCGTATGCCGCTGCAGAAGCCGAGGTATTTCCCGTTGACGCGCAGATGACCGCCCTGGAGCCAGTTTCAGCAGCCTTTGAAATCGCCATGGTCATCCCCCTGTCCTTGAAAGAACCCGTAGGATTTGCGCCATCGAATTTCAGGTAGAGATCGAGATCTGCGCCGATCTTCTCCTGCAGGTTTGCAGCCCTGATAAGGGGTGTATTTCCCTCCTGCAGGCTCACAACAGGTGTCTTTTGCGAAACGGGCAGGAACGCCCGGTACTCTTCAATGAGGCCTCTCCACAACATGCCAATGCCTGTGCTGTATGATCCTTCTAAACCCATACCATCTCCTGCGATCTTAAATCAACGTCTGTCATAGCTCAATTTCGGGGACCGGCGAATAGCTCTTGAGGGGTGCCGTCTCTTGATCTCAGGATCGAGAATGCTATTCTATGATGTCTCCTTCAACAAGTTCTACGTCCACACCCTGGTCTTTAAGATACTGGATGCCCTTTCCGAGATTCTCATTGGTCCCTTCCAGTTCAAGGACCATCTCGCCGACGGTCTCGGTGACCCTCGCCCTCCTGATGTTGGGCATCACGTCGAATTTCTTTGCCATCGTGAAGATAACTGGCTCCTTGATGAGATGCTGTGGGAAGGTCAATCTCACACGTTCTTTCATATCGCCTCCGTTTTGAGCAGTCAGCGGTCCCCCGTTGGCTGGTAACCGCTCACAAGAGACTGCCGGCTAATTTCGTCCTCCCGCAATCGCAGGGACGATCGAGACCTCATCGCCGTCCTTGACGGACGTGCCCTCTGCCTTGAGAAACCTGATATCTTCTTCATTCACGTAGATATTCACAAATCTCCGTATCTTCCCCCCCTCGGAGATCCTTTCTCCGATCCCGGGGAATCTCTTGTCGAGGTCCTGTATGAGGTCAATGACCGTTCCCGGAACTCCTTCAACCTCTTCCTTGCCCTGTGTCAATCTCTGCAGCGGTGTCGGTATTCTTACCTTTACTGCCATCATCTACCTCCTCTTCAAAAAAGATCCCTATCTCCTCAGCAGCTGGCGACCGTAGGGAGACTAGTGACCGATAATATTCAGCACCTCTTCGAATGCAGCGAGGTTCGGTTTTATGTAATGGGGCGACAGCGTCTGTCCGGCGAGGGCCTCCTGGGTCTTGAGCCCATTGCCGGTGATACAGATGACCGTTGTTTCGTCCTTATGAATCCTGCCGGTTTCGATGAGCTTCTTCGCACAGGCGAGGGTGACGCCTCCTGCGGTTTCGGCGAATATGCCCTCCGTCCTCGCAAGGAGCTTTATACCCTCAATGACCTCGGCGTCGGAGACGTGCTCTCCGTATCCGCCGCTCTCGTTCACCACATGGAGAGCATAGTACCCGTCCGCAGGATTACCGATGGCAAGTGATTTCGCGATCGTATCGGGCTTGACAGGCCTGATCATGTCGGTCCCCTGCTTGATCGCCGTCGCTATGGGAGAGCAACCCGTCGCCTGCGCGGCGAAGGCCTTTGTCTGAAGTTCCTTTATGATCCCGATCTCTTTGAATTCCTTGAAGGACTTCCATATCTTCGTAAGCAGGGAGCCGCTCGCGCAGGGTACAACGACGTTGTCGGGCGCCCTCCAGCCCAGCTGTTCAATGATCTCGAAGCCCTGGGTCTTCGATCCTTCGGCATAGAAAGGCC includes the following:
- the thrC gene encoding threonine synthase codes for the protein MGLEGSYSTGIGMLWRGLIEEYRAFLPVSQKTPVVSLQEGNTPLIRAANLQEKIGADLDLYLKFDGANPTGSFKDRGMTMAISKAAETGSRAVICASTGNTSASAAAYAARAGMKAIVIIPEGKIAMGKLAQALIHGAQVLQIEGNFDEALNIVKTVVERYPITLVNSINPYRIEGQKTAAFEVCDQLGSAPAFHALPVGNAGNITAYWKGYREYRDNNKIGSLPRMLGFQAKGAAPIVLGHPVKNPETIATAIRIGNPASWRGAVAARDESGGRIEAVTDEEILQAYGLIAGSEGIFCEPASAASVAGVRKLYNEGYFRKGETVVCTLTGHGLKDPDTVFKAVKEPLRVGSEIGAVSKVIEEIL
- a CDS encoding NIL domain-containing protein, with amino-acid sequence MKERVRLTFPQHLIKEPVIFTMAKKFDVMPNIRRARVTETVGEMVLELEGTNENLGKGIQYLKDQGVDVELVEGDIIE
- a CDS encoding MoaD/ThiS family protein, with the translated sequence MMAVKVRIPTPLQRLTQGKEEVEGVPGTVIDLIQDLDKRFPGIGERISEGGKIRRFVNIYVNEEDIRFLKAEGTSVKDGDEVSIVPAIAGGRN
- the thrC gene encoding threonine synthase produces the protein MGYVNGLKCRECGREYPVDPIYVCEFCFGPLEVVYDYKKIKKVLTRKSIEKREENLWRYKELLPIDGEPQVGLQSGFTPLIRADNLAKELGVRELFVKDDTVVHPTLSFKDRVVAVALTKAKEFGFDTVACASTGNLAHSVAAHGAKAGFRRFVFIPATLEASKIVASLVYEPYVVAVDGNYDEVNRLCSEVANKYRWAFVNINIRPFYAEGSKTQGFEIIEQLGWRAPDNVVVPCASGSLLTKIWKSFKEFKEIGIIKELQTKAFAAQATGCSPIATAIKQGTDMIRPVKPDTIAKSLAIGNPADGYYALHVVNESGGYGEHVSDAEVIEGIKLLARTEGIFAETAGGVTLACAKKLIETGRIHKDETTVICITGNGLKTQEALAGQTLSPHYIKPNLAAFEEVLNIIGH